AATACCGTGAGAGTTTTTGTAATTGGTAATAACCTCTTTACAATAGATAAACTGGGAGATCTGCACCTGGAGCCGGAACGCTTTTCTATGGGGTATCCATTAATGAAGTCTTTCAGCTTCGGATTGAATGCCAAATTCTAGAATGATTAAAATTATCCAGAAATGAAAAAGTTATTTATCATATTCTCGGCTGTGGCAGTGGGTTTGATTTCTTCCTGCCAGAAAGATTATCTGAATGTAAAGAAAATCGATGCCAATATTTCTACGGATCTGTTGTATTCCAACTATCCCTATTTTCAGTCTGCCGTATACAATGCTTACAGTTACCTGCCGGATGGATTAGGTAATATCACCATGGAAGCGGCTTCCGACTTTGCAGAAGCTACGAATGTAACGGATAACTCCCAGCTCTTCAACCTGGGTATCTGGAGTCAGTACCTGCTGCCGGATAGTTACTGGACATTAGGTTTTGGAGGTATCCGCCAGGCAAATCTGGTGCTGAAGAATTTCAATAAAGTGAATTTGCAGGCAAAGCTGGATAAAATCAATGGGCCAGATAGTACAGATTATAAAAATTCAGTGTATTGGGTAAAGATGTCTGAAGGGGAGATGTATTTCCTGAGAGCCTTCTATTACTTTGAGCTGGTAAAGCGCTACGGTCCTATGCCTATCATGGACACTGCCGTGGATTATAACAATCCTGACAGTTACATTGGTATGAAACGTAATACCCTGGATGAATGTATCAAGTACATTGTCAGCAATTGCGATAAGGCAGCGGCTATTCTTCCTGTAACTGCTGCAAACGGGTATGACCAGGGGTTGGCGCTGCAAGGCGCTGCATTGGCCCTGAAAGCCCGTACACTATTGTATGCGGCAAGCCCGCTCTATAAAGAGGCTGGTTGCACCGCTACCTGGGATGACGCTGCAAAGGCCGCCAATGCGGTGATTGCCTTAAATGCCTATTCGCTGGAATCTAACTACAAAACGATCTTCGGTAGCAGCAACGTAGGTTCCAAAGAAGCGATCTTCTATAAACGTTATGGCGCTATCAATACGTTGGAGGCCAGCAACTATCCGATTGCCTTCCAGGGAGCGACTGGTAACAGCCTGACGCCAACACAAAATTTTGTGGACGAATTTGAAGTAGTTACCAGAGATGCAGCAAAAAATCCGGTAAGCTCCGTGCCTTTCGACTGGAACAACCCGGTGCATGCTGCTAATCCATATGCTAACCGTGATCCGCGCCTGGACTCAACACTGTACCACGACGGATCTGTGTTTTCCGGCTTCACTACCGCAACAATTGAAACATTTACCGGCGGTAGCAGCGGCCTGCCTAAGCAGAATGCTTCTAAAACAGGTTATTATCTGGCTAAATATGTTAATGCTACCATCAACCTGAATAACGGTGGTACTGGTACTACTGCTGCACATGCCTGGATTTATTTCCGGTATGCAGAAATACTGCTGGATTATGCAGAAGCAATGTATAACGCCAACGGGCCTGTGAATAATCCGAATGGATATAAAATGACGGCATTAGAGGCAATCAATGCCATAAGAAACCGCAGCAGTGTGAAAATGCCGCTGTATACCGCTGCAAACCTTACTGCTGATGCCATCCAGCACGAACGTAATGTGGAACTGGGTATGGAAGGACACCGTTTCTGGGATGTAAGGAGATTGAAGAATGGAGTAGCTGTATTAAACGCACCTGTATATAGAGTCGAGATCACTAAAAGTGGTACATCCAAAACCTACGTTCGTAAAAAACTGGAAGATCGTGTATACCTGAAGAAAATGGATTGGTATCCGATCCCACAGTCAGAAATTACAAAAACCGGTTGGAATCAGAACGGGGATTGGAAATAAGAGCTTAGGTATTGTTGATTTGTATCGAAATGAGCAAAAGGTCCCGCGTCTGCGGGACCTTGTCGTTTAGGAAATATTGTTACATGCCTGCAGGCGACATAAAAACAAATGGGTTCGCAGCTACAAAATCTTTTGCCGCATTGCCGGCATATGTTTCACCTTTGGTTAGTGACAGCATCTTTACAGGCGCATTCTCTTTCAGGTCGAGGCTCTTGAAGTCGACCCAGAAGGTATTTGGTGTCAGCGCAGTCTCAAAAAAGTAGATCAGATTTTTCTGGTCCGCAACAGATCTCCAGCGTGTGGAAGAAATATTCGGTTGTCCGGGTGTGGTGATACCATAGGGTACAGAGCAGTTTCGTACCACGCTGAAAACGCTGGCGGTAGCGAGTTTCAGGTCGGCTGTTTTCGGAATGGCATCTATATAAAAACTGGCTCTTACAAATCTGTCAGACGCCCTGTTGGTACCCGGCAGGAAGGTGGTACCACCAATTCCTTTCCAGTATTCATTTAATGCGAGTTGTTGGTCGAAAGTAGGACTGTTGGTCATCACCGTATAGTCCGGACTTTCATGGATGATCAGCTTTTCGTTGATATATTCGAAAACGGCATTATCACCGCTGGGGTCACTGACAGAGAGGTGTACGGTAGTCAGGCGATCCTGGCCGGGTACCTGGTCTGTTACAATGGTGAAATCTTCTTTTTTCATAGCTGCCACTACTTCTTTAACAGTGGCGAAGTTGTCCAGCACATATTGTGTCCAGGCGGCAAGGGAGAGGCCTGGTTTCTTATGGTCCCATTTTGGGTACTGGGATTCTCCCAGCCACAGCAGGTTAGCTACCAGTCCTTTTTCGTTCATGCCATCGGAAGTAGATACTTTATAGGCAGATGCTATCACGCTGCCATATTTGGATTTCCATTTGATCGTATTGCTGCCGGTGGCTCCATCACGGTTCATCCCTCTCGGAAACACCCAGAGGTCGGTCAGAATATCTTCACTCCAATCCATCGACCTACCGGTCATTATCAGACCATCCAGTCCTTTGTACACCACTCTGGTACAGGCTTTCCCATTATTGACAGCAAGCCCGCCGGCTACTACGGCGGCGATGACAGCCATCACTTTAATCAGCTTTTTCATGATGAATGTATTTGTTAAGTACTGGATAAAACAGCCCTTCCGGTCAAATAGTTGAAATTCAATTATACTGAACATTATGGGCGGTAATATGTTAAGCAATAGATCAAGGTAGAAAGCAGATTAGCATTATCATCCGGACACACCGAAATCTCCCGTATTTAAAAATATATGTTATGATCTACAGGATATTGCTTTTACCATTACTCTCCACATTATGCTATGCCTGCAACAGTTCTGAGGCAGCATCAGATGAAACCCATGTTACTGCTGCTGTTGCCGGTGTCAATGCCATAAAGGGAATGGTATATCTGCCAGGGTCTACGTTTACCATGGGCACCAATGATGAAAATTCCTATCCCGCAGAACGTCCTGCACACCAGGTAAGGGTAAAGGCTTTTTATATTGATGCTACGGAGGTCACTAACAAACAGTTTAAAGCATTTGTAGATGCTACCGGATATGTGACGGTAGCGGAGCGCAAGCCCGACTGGGAGGAGCTGAAAAAGCAATTGCCGCCGGGGACGCCGAAAATTCCGGATAATGAGCTGGTAGCCGGCGCCATGGTTTTTGAAGCACCTGATCATCCGGTAGATAAAAGTGATATCAGTAACTGGTGGAAATGGGTGCCCGGGGCCGACTGGAAACATCCGCAAGGACCTGGCAGCAATCTGGACGGGCGCTGGGATCATCCCGTTGTACAGGTGGCCTGGGAAGATGCGAATGCTTACGCCAAATGGGCTGGAAAACGCCTGCCTACGGAGGCCGAATGGGAATATGCCGCCAGGGGTGGTATGGAAGAAAAAAGATATGCCTGGGGCGATGATTTTACACCAGGAAATAAATACATGGCCAATACCTTCCAGGGACATTTCCCTGATAAAGACGCCGGAGAAGATGGTTTTAAGGGAACAGCCCCGGTGGCCTCATTTCCACCGAATAAATTCGGGCTTTACGACATGATAGGAAATGTCTGGGAGTGGACCGCCGACTGGTACGACGCAGATGAATACAAACAATTAGCCGCCAATAAAATTACCGATAACCCAAAGGGGCCCGCTGCTACCAGGAACCCGGAGAACCCTTACGCCATCGAAAGGGTGACAAAAGGAGGATCTTTTTTATGTGCCAACGACTACTGTATCAATTACAGACCGAGTGCCAGAAGAGGAACCGCCTTTGACTCCGGAGCCTCACACATTGGCTTCAGGTGTGTAAAAGATGTACGTTAAAAACGTACATCTTTTTTATTACTTTTATTTTGATTTCCCGGCAGGAAGTGCTTCCAGTAATTTACCCGCCACATCACCCATCGCTTTGCTTTCTATCCAGCGCACTACCGCTACCAGCTCATGTTCAGGGTCTACATAGATAATATTTGCACCATTACCGATATGCATAAACGCAGTTACAGGAGCCTTGGCTGCCAGTTTATGATCGGTATTCAGGAACCAGTTCATATAGCCGTAGCCGGTATTGGCGGTGGTAGGGGTGAGCGCCTGCTGTACCCATTTCTCAGAGAGCAGCTGTTTGCCGTTCCAGTTACCTTTATTGAGCGTTAACCAGCCGAATCGGCCCATATCATAGGCATTGATGTACATACCCGCTCCCCAGTGGCCACCACCGCTGACAGACTGCACAGGCTGTCCGTCGAGTACGATCCAGGCGTTGTAATACCCCATCCATCTCCAGGTAGATGAGGCGCCGATAGGGTCCATGATATAATTTTTGAGTACCTGAGGTAATGGCTGACGCCATACATTGGTGGCAGCTAAAGCCAGGGCATTCACTCTCACATCGTTATATTTCCATACGGTGCCCGGTTTGTTGCGTGGCCGTGTTTTCCAGGTGCTGAATTCTCCTTCCGGACGATCGCTCCAGTCAGGCTTTCCCCAGAGGGTGCCTTCCCAGTCGCTCGTCTGTCGCAGCATGACGTCCCAGGTCAGCTGTCGGTTATGCGGAGAAGAGAATGGGTAAATGATCTCCGTAGGCTGGCCGGGATGATATACTTCTACCGGTGGTACATAGTTGGCCACGGTATCGTATACACTATTGATCAGGCCCCTGTCTACAGCCACGCCAATCACACTGGAGAGAAAACTTTTGGAAACGCTGTTGGTAATATCCACGCGGGAAGGCTGGCCCCATTCTGCGATAATATAGCCTTTGTAGATGATAATACCGGACGGGTCGGCCCGGTCTATGAGTGTACCCACCGGATCAGAAAAAGGCTCTTTTCCGAAAGACTGGTACTGGGCGCTGTCCATATTCCTCGACTGCTTTGATTCATTGCTCACCGCAAAACGGATGGCCTCGTTCAATTTCGCAGCACTGACACCCAGGGATTCCGGTGTACGGTGCTCCCAGCTCCCCGCAGGAGGGTAATATTTTTTGATGTTGTTTTGTTGCGCGTGGGCACTAATGGCCACCAGTGCCAGTATATGGAATACCATTCTTTTCATGCGGATAAAAGTAACCGATTATATCATGAAATCAAATCAGATTCTTTAACTTCCCTTGACGGAAACTATTTATATGCAACGATTGTACGTACCATATATTTTTCAGATGCCGCAATGGGCACGTTACCTGTTGAGAGGGGTAGCGGTATTGCTGGCCGCTACGCTGATCATGCTGTTACTCATGCTTAACCCGGTAACCGATCCAGTCATTTTGATAGCAGCTTTAGCATTTGTTCTGGTAAGTGTAAGTATCTGGTCTTTTTCAAATATCCGCCTGGAAATCTCGGATGATGGCCTTTTTTTAAAGAATGGTTTTTCTAAAAGGGAGGCCGGCTGGCAAGCTATCAAAGTGGTGGAAATAAAAGAAATAGGAAAATATTTTGACCCACAGATTTATGTACATTATGGCAATACTAAAATGATCATTGCTAACAGCGTTTTCCGCAAACAGCAAATGCTGAAGATCATGGAATTGCTGGAAATGAAATTGCCGGCAACCATCTTTTTTGCATCTTACCATACTATAAAAAAGAAGATGGAAGAACAAAAAGGTTGGTTACTTTAATAATTCCTATGCACCGATATTTATCCCTATTGCTGGTACTGCTGGCTTTTGCTGCAAATGCACAGCAGCACACCGGTAATATTCCCGCCAATTACCGCCATTTCGAATTGCCTTTTCAGGACGATAATGTTCAGGTGCTCGTGAAATCCGCACCGGGAGAGGAGTTGAAGCCCAAGCCCTTGTTCCTGTTTTGTCAGGGTAGTTTGCCGGTGCCCTTATTTTTCCGCTGGAACGATGGAAGTATCCACGATGCTTTTGTTTTTAATACGGATAGTCTTACCCGTGATTATCATCTTGTCATTATTGGGAAACCATTTATTCCGGTGATGAGTGAGCAGTCGGCATTGCAATCAGATTTAACTTATGTTGATAGTACAGGTAGATTTCCATTAGCGTATGATTTGCATAACAGGTTAGATTATTATGTAGCGAGAAATAAATTTGTTGTACGTTATCTGTTGAAACAGTCGTGGGCAGATAAGCGTGGCGTTGTGCTGGCGGGGCATTCGGAGGGGAGTACGGTAGCTGCAAAACTGGCTACGGAGCTGCCGGAAACAGAGGCGTTGATTTATGCCGCTGGTAATCCGATGGGCCGTATGATGACGATTGTAGCACGTGAGCGTGCAAAGGATACCGACAGTAGTTCAGCTGTGGATGATAGTTTTAACTATTGGAAACAGGTTATTGCGGATTCCTCGGAGATGGTGAAGTTGCAGGGCGATATGACTAAAACCATGTACCAGTTTTCGCGGCCGCCCATGCGATACCTGTTGAAGCTGAAAGTGCCGGTGCTGGTGTATTACGGGAGTAAAGATGCCGGTGCATTATTCAATGATTATTTTCATCTGGAATGTATACGTCTGGGTTTAAAAAATTTTTCTTTCCGTGCGTTGCCTGGTACGGAGCATAATTTCTTTCCGCTAAAAGCTGATGGGACAGTGAATTACGATGTATTTAACTGGGATAAGGTGGTCTCAGAATGGAGAGCCTGGTTGTCAAAATGATTTGTTCATTTTGTTCGTTTTGAAAAATGGTCTGAACAGTGATTTTTGAATTATTCTTCTTTGTAGTTTTGTGTTGTCTTAGCATGTAACCTGCGCTGATAAATGCTTTGAGACTAATTTGTGCATATTGATAATGCTGTTATTGTAGTAAGAATATGCCGCTGAATTTGTAAGTCCTGCTATTATTTTAAAAGTAATTACGTCTAAATGAAACGGGTAGTTTAATCTGCCGGGGAGAGGTGTGTGTAGAAGTAATGGTGAAGCGTTTTTTAAGAGAAATGATTTTGTATTTGTTAACCGGATTTAATAAAATTAAAATTGAAAAGCCAATGAGTAATGATCAAATGAAAATTGTATTGTCAGCGATTGAATCGCTTGGCGCACAAATGGATCAACGATTTGCAGAATCCCGTCATGAAATGCAGACTGGATTTAAGAAACTATCCGATCGTATGAACTACCTGGAAAAACGTATGGATGGGTTGGAGAAACGTATGGAGTGCGTGGAAACTAATATGACTAAATTGGATCACAAAATGGTTCACCTCGTCAGAGAAATGCAGGAGGTAAATGCGGCTGTCCGTAATTTGGATACACGTATAACTAATTTGGAAAGCAAAATGGACAGTAAGCTGGATACGGCAGTACTCATGATGGTTGACCTGACCGGACAATTTGGCCGGTTCGAGAAGCGTGTATTTGTGATGGATGGAAGACTTCAGGAGGTGATAGTGTGGGCAAATGCAAACGGGGCATCAATAAGTAAAAAAGATGATGACGAGGGGCAATCGACTTCAATGCGAAAAGTATAGCCGGGCCGTATCTTTATGCAGCATTGTTTATTTATCACCTCAAACATTTTGTCCTAACCTTTAGCCATAATAAACCCTTTCCCAAAAATTCAATCCATGGAAACTGAACAATCAATGACGTTGCCCCAGGGTATAAGAGTAAAAAACCTTGCCAGCCGCTTAAATAAGGCTGCTGCAAAAGTAGATACTGCTGTCTTACGTGTAAACAAAGCTTTGGTGAAAATAGACAGAGAAGCGCTATACATCAGCGATGGCGTTATAAGAATTGATGCGGGTATATTACAGATAGATCCTTATCTTTTAGAAGTAGCCGCGACGGGAGAAAATGCTGAAATGCTTTATCAACAATTGAAAGCTGCCATCAATGAGCTGTCTGACCGGATGGATAATATAGACGCACAGATAGCCTGCATGGAATTACGAATGAATTACACCGAATCAATGTTAAGTGATGGAAAAGAAACTAAGAATACATTTAATGCAGACATTAGCAGAATAAAACAAGTTGCAGTACCCGATAGCGGATACGTGAAGAGCCTGGGCAACCGGCTTGGCGCCATGAAAGGTGTGCTGGTGGCACTAGCCAATAAAATTGATGTAGTCGAAAAGCGACTTGTGCTGGTTGATGAGAAAATTGAAGCAATTATTTTTGTTATTAAACCTGAATACTAAACGCTGGCAGATGATTATGCCGAATCATCAAAATTAAAAACTGTTTTTCTGAACAGATAAGTTTTTCTTTTCATTTCCGACATTTTGTCCTGACCTTTAGCCTATTTATATATCGAATCAGCCACTGCATGCACCGCTTCACGGTTAGCGCCATTCAGTAAACAGTTATCCATAAAATCCAATGCGGCATCAGAAATCTGCCAGCCTAAAGGAAATACAGGTCTGATGCCCTTTTGCCCTTTAGGTGCTATTGGTGGAATTCTGCTGTAATCGTACCCTTCACGTTTGGCTGCATTGATATTTACGCCCTCTGATTTTAGTGTATTGCCAGCTGGGTTATTCACCAGACCGGTGAGGGGGGCTGTTAACTCAAATATATTTTTTGATACTGGCTGTTCATCGTCCTGTTCGATAGTATTGGGTAGCGACAAGATAAAAAAGCGTACCCGCGTCTTCAGCGAATCGCGGTGCGCTACAATACTGTCTAATACTAGCTTTATCTCCCTGACAGTTTCAGCACCGCTGTAATCCTTCAACCCGCCGTCCAACAGGTGATGGGTGTTGTCAATTTTTGCTTCAGGGCTGATATAAGGAAAACGTGCGCTCAGGAAAGAACTGGTGCTTAATCTCATCTGCTGGGAATACTGTCTTTTCTCTCCCAGGTAATTATTGATAAGAAAAGCGGAGGGGAAATTATTTTCGTTAAGATAAACAGGTGCTGAAATTGTTTTTAAACCACTGTCTATCGTATAGCTGTTAGCAAATAGTAACGGCACTTCATAACGTTTGTTATCCCGGTACCAATAATAATCTAACGTGCTGTCATATACGAAATCAGCTTTCATCAGGTGAGCGGCTTCACTGATATGTTTTTCCCATATTCTCTCCTGGTAACTTCCTCTGTCTCCCATAAAATTGTATCCGAAAGAAGAGAGCAGGGCATCTCTGCCCATCATTAATACCAATACGGGTGTTAGAAAATCTCGTTTATATAAGCATTGCAGAACCGTATCTTCTTGTAACAGGTTGTTATTTTTCAACTTTGCAAAACGGTGCGCACACAATACGGAAGATCCGATGGTGCCTCCTGATATACCCGAGTAAGCGAAAACATAATGCTGGAAATCATGACGGAAAGTGCTGTCTGTATCGTTGCGGGTATGTTGTAATAATGTTGTTTCGATGGAGCTAATCACCTTGCTGGTCCAGGCTGCCGCTCTGATGCCACCACCATATGCATTGATGATAAATACCGGATAAGGTTTATGGAAGCGGTTGTAATAGGCTGTTATTTCTGTTTCCCTGGTGTCAAACCATTTTGATGCGTAGTCTTCCAGGTGATCATAGGGAGGTGTTTGCGCTATGTTTGAAGATTTTTCAGGCACTAATCTTACTAAGTGATAATCATTTGTGGTGAACAACGCCGCCACAAAAAGTCCAATTACCAGTAATGTGATAAACTGTATGTTATACTTTCTTCCTAACACCAGCAGGAAAGAGAAAAAAAGTATATAAAACAGCACGCCGGAAAATACGACTGATAAGGTGAAAAAGCGTGCATTAGCTGAAAAGGAAAGCGCCAGCGGGAAACAGTTGAGATATAAAAACACCAGAGAAACTATAATTACAGCACTCAGTATCAGGGTGGAAAGCCATCTGTTCAATCCCGGGAAAGATGAACGATTGATGGTGAAGAGAATAAAAACAAATGACAATAAAAAGAAGTCCAATGCAAAGAAAAGCAGAAATCCAGGTTGGGTGTTCTCACTACTTCTCAGGCCGGAATAGGAAAGCAATGCGATTAGAAATAAGGCCGCTATTAGCAGCCATTTGATATTGGTAAACCATTTCTTTTGCAGGATGAGATAATATAAAATCAACAGAATAACCATAATGGTGGAGGGTTGCAGGAAATCGATCAGGTAACTGATGCGGAAGATATGCATGGCATGCAATACACATATTCCTGGCAGGATAAGCCCTGCTGCTCCCAGTAATCTGCCGGTAAATATCCTTTCCTCATAGGGCTTGTCTCCATTAAAGGTATATTGCCAGCTGTCGCTGAAGACTTCCCTTACTGATTGTGGTGTTTTGTCGTAATATTTCGGGAAATACCAGTTAGTGACCGCAAAAATGGATATCACCGACAGGCTGACAATAGGCCCCAGTGGCTGACTTGTAATAGTCAGCAACAGGTCCTGGCCCTGGTCCATTACCCATAAGATCAGCCAGGTAAACAATAATCCCGCAAATACGATCCTGAACTCCCACAGCAGCGAGAACAATTGTGGTATCAAACCGAGGATAAGCCTGATGCGTGGAATGATGCAAAGCGCAACCGTTACTATGATCAGTTTGCCATAGATCCAGTACGACAGTGCCGTTAACCAAGGTAGTACCGGATGTCCCGATTTTACAGCGCTTAACAGCAGTATGTTATTCAGTATGCCCATGACAAGCACACCCCAGATACTCCATTTTCCGGCCCTTTCCACT
This window of the Chitinophaga sp. Cy-1792 genome carries:
- a CDS encoding RagB/SusD family nutrient uptake outer membrane protein, translated to MKKLFIIFSAVAVGLISSCQKDYLNVKKIDANISTDLLYSNYPYFQSAVYNAYSYLPDGLGNITMEAASDFAEATNVTDNSQLFNLGIWSQYLLPDSYWTLGFGGIRQANLVLKNFNKVNLQAKLDKINGPDSTDYKNSVYWVKMSEGEMYFLRAFYYFELVKRYGPMPIMDTAVDYNNPDSYIGMKRNTLDECIKYIVSNCDKAAAILPVTAANGYDQGLALQGAALALKARTLLYAASPLYKEAGCTATWDDAAKAANAVIALNAYSLESNYKTIFGSSNVGSKEAIFYKRYGAINTLEASNYPIAFQGATGNSLTPTQNFVDEFEVVTRDAAKNPVSSVPFDWNNPVHAANPYANRDPRLDSTLYHDGSVFSGFTTATIETFTGGSSGLPKQNASKTGYYLAKYVNATINLNNGGTGTTAAHAWIYFRYAEILLDYAEAMYNANGPVNNPNGYKMTALEAINAIRNRSSVKMPLYTAANLTADAIQHERNVELGMEGHRFWDVRRLKNGVAVLNAPVYRVEITKSGTSKTYVRKKLEDRVYLKKMDWYPIPQSEITKTGWNQNGDWK
- a CDS encoding linear amide C-N hydrolase translates to MKKLIKVMAVIAAVVAGGLAVNNGKACTRVVYKGLDGLIMTGRSMDWSEDILTDLWVFPRGMNRDGATGSNTIKWKSKYGSVIASAYKVSTSDGMNEKGLVANLLWLGESQYPKWDHKKPGLSLAAWTQYVLDNFATVKEVVAAMKKEDFTIVTDQVPGQDRLTTVHLSVSDPSGDNAVFEYINEKLIIHESPDYTVMTNSPTFDQQLALNEYWKGIGGTTFLPGTNRASDRFVRASFYIDAIPKTADLKLATASVFSVVRNCSVPYGITTPGQPNISSTRWRSVADQKNLIYFFETALTPNTFWVDFKSLDLKENAPVKMLSLTKGETYAGNAAKDFVAANPFVFMSPAGM
- a CDS encoding formylglycine-generating enzyme family protein translates to MIYRILLLPLLSTLCYACNSSEAASDETHVTAAVAGVNAIKGMVYLPGSTFTMGTNDENSYPAERPAHQVRVKAFYIDATEVTNKQFKAFVDATGYVTVAERKPDWEELKKQLPPGTPKIPDNELVAGAMVFEAPDHPVDKSDISNWWKWVPGADWKHPQGPGSNLDGRWDHPVVQVAWEDANAYAKWAGKRLPTEAEWEYAARGGMEEKRYAWGDDFTPGNKYMANTFQGHFPDKDAGEDGFKGTAPVASFPPNKFGLYDMIGNVWEWTADWYDADEYKQLAANKITDNPKGPAATRNPENPYAIERVTKGGSFLCANDYCINYRPSARRGTAFDSGASHIGFRCVKDVR
- a CDS encoding serine hydrolase, with the translated sequence MKRMVFHILALVAISAHAQQNNIKKYYPPAGSWEHRTPESLGVSAAKLNEAIRFAVSNESKQSRNMDSAQYQSFGKEPFSDPVGTLIDRADPSGIIIYKGYIIAEWGQPSRVDITNSVSKSFLSSVIGVAVDRGLINSVYDTVANYVPPVEVYHPGQPTEIIYPFSSPHNRQLTWDVMLRQTSDWEGTLWGKPDWSDRPEGEFSTWKTRPRNKPGTVWKYNDVRVNALALAATNVWRQPLPQVLKNYIMDPIGASSTWRWMGYYNAWIVLDGQPVQSVSGGGHWGAGMYINAYDMGRFGWLTLNKGNWNGKQLLSEKWVQQALTPTTANTGYGYMNWFLNTDHKLAAKAPVTAFMHIGNGANIIYVDPEHELVAVVRWIESKAMGDVAGKLLEALPAGKSK
- a CDS encoding S9 family peptidase, giving the protein MHRYLSLLLVLLAFAANAQQHTGNIPANYRHFELPFQDDNVQVLVKSAPGEELKPKPLFLFCQGSLPVPLFFRWNDGSIHDAFVFNTDSLTRDYHLVIIGKPFIPVMSEQSALQSDLTYVDSTGRFPLAYDLHNRLDYYVARNKFVVRYLLKQSWADKRGVVLAGHSEGSTVAAKLATELPETEALIYAAGNPMGRMMTIVARERAKDTDSSSAVDDSFNYWKQVIADSSEMVKLQGDMTKTMYQFSRPPMRYLLKLKVPVLVYYGSKDAGALFNDYFHLECIRLGLKNFSFRALPGTEHNFFPLKADGTVNYDVFNWDKVVSEWRAWLSK